In one window of Ovis aries strain OAR_USU_Benz2616 breed Rambouillet chromosome 3, ARS-UI_Ramb_v3.0, whole genome shotgun sequence DNA:
- the LOC132659415 gene encoding uncharacterized protein LOC132659415, producing the protein MASVAEKEDPEVPSSTVHGFPVRAGPAREGGERTYQYWPFSTSDLYNWKTQTPSFSEKPQGLIDLLESILFTHNPTWDDCQQLLQVLFTTEKREWILSEAQKNVPGVDGRPTIQPNLIEEGFPLVRPNWDFKRTEGRERLRVYRQTLMAGLRAAARKPTNLAKINSVRQEPNENPAAFLERIMEAFRQYTPMDPQADESRAAVMLAFVNQAAPDIRKKLQKIERLSEQSLQDLVKAAEKVFNHRETPEEREDHIRREKREFRAEENRKNQRELAQIFFAGVKNKNRFQKGKKLDSKTEGKNDKA; encoded by the coding sequence ATGGCCAGCGTAGCAGAAAAAGAAGACCCAGAAGTCCCCTCCTCCACCGTTCACGGGTTTCCGGTCCGGGCGggaccagccagagagggtggagagcggacatatcagtattggcccttctccactagtgatttgtacaattggaaaacccagactccctccttctctgaaaaaccgcagggtcttattgatcttttagagtctatcctttttactcacaatcccacttgggatgattgtcaacaactgttacaggtgcttttcactaCAGAGAAGCGCGAGTGGATCCTGTCAGAAGCTCAGAagaatgtgccaggggtggatgggaggcccacaatacagcctaacctcattgaggaggggttccccttggtgcgacccaactgggacttcaaacgcactgaaggtagggagcgtctccgagTGTACCGCCAGACTCTTATGGCCGGCCTTAGAGCGGCCGCCAGGAaaccaactaatttggccaaaataaattcagtgaggcaagagccaaatgagaacccagcagccttccttgaaaggataatggaagcttttagacagtatacccctatggacccacaggcagatgagtcacgagcggcagttatgttagcatttgtaaatcaagcagcccccgatattagaaaaaagttacaaaagatagagaggttaagtgaacaatccttgcaagatctagtgaaGGCAGCCGAgaaagtttttaatcatagagaaaccccagaagagagagaggaccacattagaagagaaaaaagagaatttagagctgaagaaaaccgtaaaaatcaaaGAGAGCttgcccagatattttttgctggggttaaaaacaaaaacaggttccaaaaagggaaaaaattggactcaaaaactgaaggaaaaaacgacaaggcgtaa